A window of Bos mutus isolate GX-2022 chromosome 3, NWIPB_WYAK_1.1, whole genome shotgun sequence genomic DNA:
CAGGTGAACACCATCTCCAAAGTCCCAGGAGGACCTGCAAATTACATGGGCCTCTGCATGGTTTTTTCTGTGCAAAAttgcctctccctccctcccttgcttGGCCTGGTCAATTCCAGGTCCTTCCAAACTCAGCTCCAGGAAACTGTGAGAACTAATTTAAAAGGGGGAGGGGTCAGAAAGGAGACTGGTTTCAAGATAAATATACTATAACCCATAACTTTCTTGTGCTCCTGTCATAACTAGTTAAGACACTGTAATGAGTGCAAAGATTCCATTCACAACAGCAtataaaatgccaaagaatgcttaagaaacagaattacagggggaaaaaaagcatgacAGAATTTACAAAAGGCTGTAAAAGTTGTGAATAAGTAAAAGTCATTCTGGGTCCTAGATGAAAAAATACCATGTTGTGAAGATGTATAATCTCCCTCAAAGTAATGTCTAAAGGCAGTTAAATCAAATTTCCAAAGGGttttaaatttttcactttctttttggaaCTAGCCTTAAAAATTCGAATGTATTTATTTAGAAGACtatcttttcaaaataactatgagaatttggggagggagggaagaatcaGGAATCAGAAGGTCACTTGCCCTTTCAAGCATTACAGAACTACAATAATCAAAAGGGTGAGACTAGGGCAAAAGGAAATAGCTCCCTAGATGAGAAAGCGCAGAGAGGACCTGAGTTCACCTGAGAAAGCAGAGTATGGTATTTTGTCAGTGGGGACATGGTGAGTCATTAAGCGGTGCTGTAATAACTGACTAATTATTGGGGGGAAATTAAACCACAAACTTACTTCACATATTCcaatattaattttcaaattaatttcaaaaatgtaaataaatgtaaaatttaaagtgctaatataaaatataagtaaatgctTTTGGATAGTTGGATTTGAAAAACTTTTGTTAAGTATGATCTGcaaatagaataaagaaaaaatgacagaTGTGACTACATGAAAAGTGTTAGTTTTGGTATAACAATAGCAAtataagatcaataaaattggagAAATGCAGCATATGTCCAGATAAGAGGGTACTGTTGATTTTACTATATAAAGCAATCACAAATTAAGGAAAAGAGAAGCTATCTGttagaaaaataagtaaagctatacacagatttttttaaacatgagtGACCAACACATATGGGGAAaactaaggaaatgcaaattacagTGACAATAAGATCCCCTTTTCCTGCTTgaactggaaaagatgaaaaagatcaGCAAAATGCACTGCTGTTGAGTGTATCCACTGATACAACTTTTCCTGAGTGCTGACAGGTTGCaatcaaaaactgaaaaaagccTCTGACCCTCTGACTAATCAGTcttatttctaggaatttgtcctaaGAAAATAATTAGGCAAATTCACAAAGGAtgttcactgtatttttttattatagcaaATATTGGGAACAAACTTAAATACCTATTAAAAGggaattggttaaataaattaaggtacattcatacaatgaaatattaagcTATTCTTTAAAAGATTATGTAGATACATTGATTGCTATGAAAAGTGCGTATCatatttgcaaattttaaaaagtaacaacgTGTATTTTTGTAAATGTAGGCACATAGAAATATTTCAGATACACTTTGCTGAAATATCTAAAATGTTTTACTTAACAGAACAGGCAGTAATGTTTCCATTTTGGAAACCTTAGTCTTGCATCAGGGGTCCCTTTCTTCAGAAGGTTCCTCTGACCCTTCTTTGCCCACTCACACCTCAGCCCTGTACTCCCTGTGAGGTCATTGTTAAGTGACTGGGTCCACAGTTGGCCAATGAACTCTTTAAGGGCCCATCACGGTTGACTTATCTCCAGTCCTCAGGCCCAGGCACATACAAGGTGCTCGACATTAATGAAATGAACGATGACCAACGTTCACGTCTCCGTGAATAACCAGCGAGTTGAATAGAATGGAATCGACTGAAAGCCCCCAGGTCTGACCCTACCAGCCCAGAACTGAAGGTGAGAAGAAAAACGCCTGGGAGTGGGAGTCGGATCTGGGTGCCGGTCTTCCTCTGGGCTCAGCAACACTACAACTCCGGGCAAGTCACGTCGCCTCGCTGAACCTTGGAACCTCGGCCGACTCATCTGGAAAGGCGCACGTCACACGTCCCCCAAGGACTGCGGAACAAGCAAGACAGCACACACCAAGCGTTTAGCAGAGTAGCggtacacagtaggcactcagaaCTAGAAGCAAGTAAGAGGGTGATGAACATCACTCTCTGCGCGTTTGTCCCAGGCTCAGATACGCTCAACAAGAAGGATGTGGAGATGGGAAGCCAGGCGGCAAGGGGCGGCCGCTCCTCCTGGGCACGACCTGCAGAGGCAAGGGCTTGAACCAGAGGAGGGCTGCGGCTGGGGCTCTGCCTTGGGGTTCCGGCCGCGCTCTCCGCGTGGATGCCCTCGTTCCCTCCGCCTGCAGCTAGGTCTCCAATTCACTCCTTCCCTGGGGGAGTTGAGAAAGCCTGGGAAGAGGCCGGTCCTGCGGGCGCCAGGGTAAGGGTTCCGAGAGGGGCCTCAGGCCCAGACATCCACCGTGCCCAGCAAGAGCCCGCGCCTGGAATCCGGCAGAACCTGGACTCTGGCTTTCCTGGTACAGCCGAGTTCGAATTCTGCTGTGTCCCGTACTAGTCGTAAGATGTGGGACAAGtcacctcacctctctgagtctgTCTTCTCACCTGTCAAGTGGGATAACAGGACTTGCCTCTCAGAGGCAGAGGGTGGTGTGACTTAATGATCGCATGTGAAGGAAGCATGCGGCGTAGGGCCCCTCGCAGGACGAGCGCCTGAGAAGTCAAGCCCCACGATGGCAGAGGGTCTTTGTGGCTGCAAACCTGTATCTAGGTCTTTGGTTCTGGCCTAGGCCAGATCCGAGGGCTCGACCACGCAAAAATACCATTTTAGGGGCTGGGGACCGAGACTGCAAACCAGGCTGCGCTTCTCCCTGTCCAAATGGGGGTGCACGCGGCAGACAGTCTTAATGAGTTGAACTGGAGGAAGATGTTGTCgttgtgtgtctgtgcgtgtacaggtgtgtgtgtatccatgcGCAGATCGTATACACAAGAGCGTCTGTAGTTGTACTGGAAACAGCGTGCTTGGGGCGGCCTGCGTAGACTCCTTCTCCCAAAGGCACCTTCCCTCTTCTCCCCGCGCCCCTTTCCCGGTAAGGAGTTTCAGCCAAACTAACGGAATCTGGCGCGGCCAGGGGAAGGGCAGAGACAGGAGGGGCGATTCCGTCCCGAAGCCCCTGATTTGGGGATAATTACTTTTAATGTCAGAAAGATTTAGTTTAATATCATCTCTATTAGGCTGCCGGGAGGGTAATTAAACGGGACGCGCCGCAGCCGGCAAACAGATGGCGTCTTCTCGCTCCGCTGCCGAGGGCAAACAGCGCAAAAGTCAATGCCTCTCGGGTCCCCCATCCTCGTCCCCGGCCCGGCTCCTACTCAGCGCCACCGCGCCCTCCTACAGTCTCCACCCCCGGCATCACCCTGGGCCCCCACCAGGGCCGTCCCTTTGTACCCCACCACTGCCTGGGCGGGGGCGAAGGTTGGGAGCCAGTCTCAGACATGCAAGCAGTAGATTTTCGTTGCTTGGAGCGCTCACCCGGGGCCCCCACACCTTGGCACAGCAGAACTGTGTGTGCAAATGAGTTAGAGCTAAGAGGACATGCGTAAGCGAGTGAATATGTGTGCGATTGTGTGAAGGCGGGCTTTCTGCTCTCTTCACCTCATTTGTCCCAGAGGTCTGACTTTCTCTGCCCAGGGTCCGGCGGCCCGCTGGGGCCTGTAGTAGTGTTAGGTCCGTGGACTAGCCAGGCACAAGTGCTTATGCTCCGGTCTGGGTGTTTAGTCACCTGGGTGGGAGTCTGTGGAGCTCTGGGTGAGAGGTCACACACCGAGTGTATGTCTCAGAATGAGAACATGCTTATGAGAGGGCTGTAAAGTCCATCAAACTTTCAGAAGGGGTCCTCTGGGATGGGAGAGCAGCGTCGGAGATGCatttagatcccctggagaaggaaatggcaatccactccagtcttctttcctgggaaatcccatgggcagaagagcctgatggcctacattccatggggtcacaagagttggacaggactaagcgactaaaccaGCAGCACCACCTGAGGTGCTCAGGTGTGAGGGTGTGTCCAAGACTTGTGCAGAATGAGGTGCAGATTGTATGTCCAGCTGTGAAGCCACACTGCGGAGTGCGTAAGGGGCATACCCCCTAATGCCTCAACCTGGGCATGCTTTCCCCACCCTTGGCGGCCAGGTCCAATGACCCCCTTCCGGTCTGCTCCCCTCTGAGAGCACAGTTCAAATCAGGACTAGCCCGAAGTGGCCTATGGAGGTGTGAGTACAGCCACCTCGTCGGAGGACGGTTACTCTGACTCCTTCCATGACACATGCACTCACATGAGCATAGGGGGACATCAGAACCTCAGGGACATCAAAAGAAAAGGTTCTGGTCCCGGACCTATTGGGTTGTGAATGCGAGGAGAAAGGCCAGGCTCTAGGGAGGCTGGGTTCCTCTGGTTGAGCAGGGCTCCAGGCTGTGTCCTCTCCCCGTCTTAAGGAAATGAGATTCCTTCTACACCAGCGGGATAAAATACGGGGACCCCAAACCTTGTGGCTTGACCCTTGGATGCCGCAGGATCACTGGGATGGGAGTAGAGGGAATCTCATAGCGGCTTGGCCTTAACGCCCACCCCCGCCTGCGCCTCCCAAACTAGGCGGACGTCTATACTTCTTTTCGTTTGGGGTTTAAAATGACTAGAAAACTTTATCCAAGGGAGCTCTGGGAGGCGCCTGGCCCCCGGCGCcacattctcttctctctcctccagccacccgcccccccaccccgcccccgctaGGGTGCAGTTAAGGCATAGATTTCCTTAACCTCATAACCTTGTCAAGGTGCTGGAAGGTGGGGGTCTGGGTCCTACGCCCCTGAAGAACTGTTATTCCAGACTCACGCCCTTACCCTCACTCAGAGCGGGAGACCCAACGGGGGCTGACACTTTTCTCTCTCAGGCTCCAGCGAATGGAATATGCTAGGGGCGAACAGCCCGGTTTCTATCATTATCGAAGACGGTCAAGGTCTGAGCATGTCGCGTGCGGGCCTGGTCAACTTTCTGGAAGCAATCTCCCCGTACGTGCCAGGCGCTTCCTCGAACCAGCCCCTCCCCTGCCGGGGTCCCCGGCTTGGCTTCGCTGAGGAACTTAAGCGATGTTCTCTGGCATGCGGCGGCAACCCCGCTTGTCTAGCCTTCCCACCCCAGCTGCCCAGCCCCGGGCTCAGAGGCGGCTGCGCTGGCAGCAGTTGACCTTCCAGGTGGGAAGGGCTGCGTCCGGAGGGCCCCAGCCGAATCTTCGCGCCCAGGACGGCGGGCCAGAGCGTGGGGGCCCTGGAAGTTCGAAAAAGCTACGCTGAAAAGCTTGGTCGGGAGTGGAGAGAGAACGACaggaaattcatttttctttgctcatgaattaaatgaattttctttactttcggagtaaagagaaaagaaaaagaatgagagagcATTAGAacgagaaaaagaaagaaacgggAAAGAGTCAGAGCTAGAAAAACCCAAAGCGATCCCGCTCGAGGACCGCGGCATTAATTCCAGATGTTGCCATTCAAAAGGGAAACAAAATCCGAAACCTGTTACCTCAGCGCACCGAGCTGTTCCTCAGAGCCGTGACGTCAGGACGGGAGAGTGTGACCAAAGTTAAAACTACTCTTGGGGGCCCGCGGCGACCTTGTCTCCGGACCGGAAGGACAGACTGATGTGTGTCCTGCGTTGAAGGGGATCTGGGGAGTCGGAGAGGCCACTTTTCATTTtcgtttaaaaaagaaaatcaaactgtTTGTTAACTTAAAACAACGATGAAAATAACCCCACCACCACAGAAAAGGTATCTGGATGTTGCAAAAGCTAGGAAAAGAAAGCGCAAGATGGGGCAGAAGGACGGGGtaggggggctgggaggggaaagGCGCAGAGCGCTCTGGCCCGGCGGGCGCCGACAGGAAGCGCAATCTCATTTCTTCTCTCCCGGCCCCTTTCTAAAAACGAAAATCGTTAAGCCACACTTACCCTCCGTGATGCCTATCGTATCAcgacttttaaaataaaggaccTGCGTTTTAAAGGCGGCAAAGGGGGGAAAAATTGTCTCAACTACCCCAAACGCGTCGGACTTGGGAACAAGCCGAAACGGAGCGGGATAAAGGCAGGAAAAATCATCCTGGCATTTATGCCATGAGCACCCTCCCTTCTCCACCCTCGTGCTCCcattccacccccaccccggccgcGGTAATTGAATTGTCACCTGCCCCCATCCCGCCCCCAGCCGCCAGGGCTACTTGGGAATGTCGGCCTTGCCAAGCGCCCCTAGCCAGTGAGAGCGGCGCAGCAGAGCCCGCGCCCCAGAAACCGAAGGGTTACACACGTCTACGTAGAGGCGCACCGGACACGGTAATTAGGCGCAATTCACACGCTCTCAGGCACACGGAAACTACTTGTCACGGTATTTTCAACGCTCCTCCTTGCCCACTTTTTTCCACTCCTTCCCTGgcgcgccccctcccctccccgagGCGCTCAGAGAAGCTTTTGGAGTTTCGAATCTTTCGGACACTGTAGAATGCGGGGCTCCCCGGACGCGGGCCCGGCCAATCAGAGCGCCGTCTGCCTCCCCTGGCCAATGGCAGGCGCCACATTGTTGTCCAATTCTGTCTAATGGAGCCCTAAGGAGCAACAATAGAGCGGGCGAGCGGCTCATTGAGAGTCTGGCAGCGCCGGGCAACTGGGGCCCGGCTGTGCGCAGCGTCCGGCGCGCTCAGCGAAGGGACGCGGCGAGGGCCGGGTCGCGGGTTCCAGCCAGTCGATCCCTAAACGGTCCCCCGGCTCCGATTTCCGACGAAAGGGTTGAACTGCGCAGCCTTCAGAGGGGGTCCGGAAGTTCGGACATGGTGACTGAAGGAGGGTGACGTGGTCAGATCAGGGGCCGGGGGCAAGGGGAAGAGGCCGAGAGCACCAGCGTCGCGGGCGGAGCTGGGAGGCGCGCGCAGCGCCCGCGGAGGAGGATCCCCGAGCCCAAGGCAGGTAGTTGAGGGCCTCAGGGAGGGCGGGGGGACGCGGCCCGGCCTTCCGCCCCTGTTGACGAAGCCCGGGCCACTCTGGCTTTAGGGACTGCGCGGCTCGAGGGGCCTGAGGGAAGAGGCAGCGCTCACTGGAACCGGGTCCAGAATTCTTGCGCGGAGACACCAGGACCCGGTCCTGGGCTCAGGCCGGGAACCCGGGACCCAGAGGAGGCCGCGGCGGAAGCTTAAGAGTTGGGCCTCCTTGGGCCTTCAGAGGCCAAGGCGCAGGGGGGACTCCTGTGTTCTCCGAGACCCCGTTCCAGAGGCGACTCCCAACGCCTCGGACCTACCAGCTTGGGCCGTTCAAGTCCCACGAACCCAACTCCGAGACCAGAACTTGGGAAATCTGCTCCCGAGTGGGGTCCCGCGGGGCGCCAGGATGGGGAGGGCGTGTCTGACGACTAGGATCCCTAAaccaggaggggaggggaaggctgGGTGAGTAGCTCAGCGAAAAGGCTCTCTCTTCTGCAGTGCCTAACTTCTGCAAGATACTTTTTCCTCCCCGACTACTCCAGACTACAAGGCTAAAAACTTGTAGTTTTTACTCGTTTCCCAGCCCAGCCTATGCCTGAGGGTTCTTTTTTTCATGCACACACCTCTCTCCCAGACCTCGTCCCAGACCCCTGTATCATCTGTTTCCCGCTGTTTTTTTCGCCTCGCATGCTAACCTTCGGGGTGGGTTTGCCTATTGAAAAGAAATTTCTTGCTCTGAATTTCCTCTTTAGTCCTCATTCCCAGGCCTCCTAAACTCAGCTCCACAACCATTTTCTCTTACTCTCTGGAGGCTCGTACCTTGGAATTTGGAGCCCCCACATTCCCACGGGTCCCTGGGCCCCTAGGCCTAATTTTGCCCCTGAGTTTGTTTCCTCGCCTTCACTCCACTTcctagagctttttttttttttttcctattcttgattttttttcctctctcattcaCCTCTCACCAGAGAAAACTGTTCCAGCCCCACCAGCTGATCTCCATGCTTTAGTACCTCCCTCCTCGTCACCCTTCTACAAAACCGAACGTTTCGCTCCGGATTTCCCCGTTTTGGTCTTGGCATCAGTCTAATTGTTGGGTCAAATTTTTCTCTAATCCGAGTCCCATCAAACATTCTTCTCTACCCGACTAACCTCAGTTATGCTAAAGTTTGGgggtatttaaaaagaaaaagaacccacGTTACACTCATCTGAACCAGTGACTTTCAAACTTTTTTCCCCAGCGGAACCACTGATTCAATTGAAATCTACACACAGTGCATAAATGAGTTATAAGAAGAACTCTGAAGGGAGTGGGGTGAAGGAGCTGGGCATTTACAAGGAGGCTCCAAAGCAACTCCTCCCAGCAATTTGGTAACTGTTAGCCAAACTCTCCGCTGCCGATATGCCCCTCTCTAAACCTGGATTCCTCAAGGGTGCGCTTTAGCTTAGTGCACCATGCGCTCCTCACCGCAagtttctcctctcttcccaCGGTCTTACACGCCAGGTCCTGCCATGGAGCTGCGCTCTGAGCTGCCCAGCGTACCCGGCGCGGCGACGGCGGCGGCGACAGCGACGGGGCCGCCCGTGGCTTCGGTGGCGTCggtggcagcggcggcggcggcggccgcttCGCTACCGGTGAGCGTGGCGGGCGGCTTACTACGGGCGCCGCCGCTGCTGTTGCGGGCTGCGGAGAAGTACCCGCGGACGCCCAAATGCGCGCGCTGCCGCAACCACGGCGTGGTGTCTGCGCTCAAGGGCCACAAGCGCTACTGCCGCTGGAAGGACTGCCTGTGCGCCAAGTGCACGCTCATCGCCGAGCGCCAGCGCGTCATGGCGGCGCAGGTGGCGCTGCGCAGGCAACAGGCGCAGGAAGAGAACGAGGCGCGCGAGTTACAGCTGCTCTACGGCACCGCCGAGGGCCTGGCGCTGGCCGCCGCCAATGGCATCATCCCGCCGCGACCGGCCTATGAGGTCTTTGGCTCTGTGTGCGCAGCCGACGGCGGGGGGCCGGGAGCAGGAGCGCCCGCGGGGACCGGGGGCGGCGCCGCGGGCGCGGGGAGCTCAGGTgaggagaggggagcagggaCGGGTCCAGGGGTGCGAGGCCTTAGGGACTTAATCTCGATACTGAAAGAGTAGAATCCCGTTCTCCAAATGCCCCAACTGCTGGAGTTGGCCGCGCACCCAACTGCTAATTTGGGCCATAAACACACAAAactctcctttctcccctttctGAAGCATTTGCACTTTATTCCTTTCTCCCACCGCAGGCCCCAAAGTAAAGGTTTTAATCTTATCGCCTCTACCCAAACGCAGGGATGTCCCAGCTTCCTTGATTAGTTCACTGGGTCATCTCCCAAGCGCGAAAACCCACGCGTcttatcttttccttctttcagcgCTTCTCCACATGCCGCagattccccaccccaccccaaccccccacccccgccctcgcCCCTCTGCTTCCCAACTCTCTTCAGAAATCCCACTGTCTCCAAAtctcctcccccgcccctcttGTTTTTCTCTAGTATTGAAGACACTGAATTCCTTTTAAACCCCTCAGTTCCCCGGGCGagattccttttcttctgttccCAGTGTTCCCTGATCAACCGCCCTGCTCCTTTTTTCCAGCTTCTTTCCCCACTCGTCTCCCTTTTCTCAGAGTATGcgctctctcccttctctcaatCTCCTTTCCTCTTCCCCCTCTAGCCCCTGCCCTACTCTTTTTGAGACTCCTTAGGCTGTTTTGGTAGGGCTGGGAATTAGGCCGGggtgcggggcgggggtgggggtgggtgggggggtggggtggcgggtGAGGGGGGCGGATTGTCTCAGCTTCCAGCTTGGGAGGGAAGAACTTCTTAGCTCTTGATTTTGGAAAGGATGGATTAAAACAGAGGTTCTACTTTTGCCTGTAGAGAGGCTTGAATCTTATAAACGCCCAAGGTACCCTCCCTTACAGGCTGTGCTGCCCAGGGCCAGAGAACACCCGAGGCTGGCTTGGCTCTTGGAATCACAGGGATAGAGTGAGGCCTTCTATACAGCGTGGTGGTACAGGTGCGAGTTGTGTTGGCTACTTTTTGAACTCTGGGTCAGGCCACTTCTCCAGAGCAGAGCAAGACTAGGAAGAGTGAAGATGTTGGGCACAGTCGTAGGAAGAGGGTCACTGGACATTGAGTTGACAGGGCATAGGTGGCTGGAGTTCTGGGTACAGAAAGACTGCTCTGACAGCCTGGAAAGAGAGCTAGGGCTATAGGAGTTCAGAGGGGAAGGACCGCTGGAGCAAAAAGACGGGCTTTGGAGCCCAGTGAATGAGGGTTGTGGGGCTCAGAGGGAAAGGAAGCTGAGATCCGAAGGGCTCAGGTGCCACAGGGTGCGGTCATTTCCGTGCTAACCCCTCCTTACCCTTTCTCCCCTCCTAGAGGCCAAGTTACAGAAGTTTGACTTGTTCCCCAAGACGCTGCTTCAGGCAGGCCGCCCAGGCAGCCCGCAACCGCAGCCGGGAAAGCCCTTATCACCCGACGGCGCGGACTCGGGTCCTGGGACATCGTCCCCAGAGGTGCGGCCAGGCTCGGGCTCGGAGAACGGCGACGGCGAGTCCTTTTCGGGGTCACCCCTGGCCCGGGCCTCCAAGGAGGCAGGTGGCAGCTGCCCAGGCAGTGCTGGCCCCGGAGGTGGCGGCGAGGAGGACAGCCCGGGATCCGCCAGCCCTTTGGGTTCAGAATCCGGTTCTGAGGCCGACAAAGAAGAGGCGGAGGCCTCGCCTGCGCCAGGGCTGGGCGGGGGCCCGGGTCCACGGCAGCGGACGCCGCTGGACATCTTGACGCGCGTCTTCCCGGGCCACAGGCGGGGCGTCCTGGAGCTGGTGTTGCAGGGCTGTGGCGGCGACGTGGTGCAGGCCATCGAGCAGGTGCTCAACCACCACCGCGGGGGCCTGGCGGCCGGCCTCGGCCCCACCGTACCCCAGACAAGGCCGCAGTGGGGGCGGTAGGCGCCGCGGACGACGCGTGGCCAGGCCGCGTGGACGCCGCGGCCGCCGGGGGCCCGGGGCTCCCCACGCCGCTGCAGGCGGGCCCCGCTGCACCTCCGCACCACAGACCTTTGCTGGCCGGCGCCATGGCGCCCGGGGCTCTGGGCTCGTTGAGCAGTCGCTCGGCCTTCTCGCCACTGCAGCCCAACGCCAGTCACTTCGGCGCCGACGCCGGCGCCTACCCGCTGGGCGCGCCGCTCGGCCTCAGCCCCCTGCGCCTGGCCTactcggcggcggcggcgcacAGCCGCGGCCTGGCCTTCATGGCTCCCTACTCCACCGCTGGCCTGGTGCCCACCCTTGGCTTCCGGCCGCCCATGGACTACGCCTTCAGCGATCTCATGCGCGACCGCTcggccgccgccgctgctgtGCACAAGGAGC
This region includes:
- the DMRTA2 gene encoding LOW QUALITY PROTEIN: doublesex- and mab-3-related transcription factor A2 (The sequence of the model RefSeq protein was modified relative to this genomic sequence to represent the inferred CDS: inserted 1 base in 1 codon), which translates into the protein MRSSPQVSPLFPRSYTPGPAMELRSELPSVPGAATAAATATGPPVASVASVAAAAAAAASLPVSVAGGLLRAPPLLLRAAEKYPRTPKCARCRNHGVVSALKGHKRYCRWKDCLCAKCTLIAERQRVMAAQVALRRQQAQEENEARELQLLYGTAEGLALAAANGIIPPRPAYEVFGSVCAADGGGPGAGAPAGTGGGAAGAGSSEAKLQKFDLFPKTLLQAGRPGSPQPQPGKPLSPDGADSGPGTSSPEVRPGSGSENGDGESFSGSPLARASKEAGGSCPGSAGPGGGGEEDSPGSASPLGSESGSEADKEEAEASPAPGLGGGPGPRQRTPLDILTRVFPGHRRGVLELVLQGCGGDVVQAIEQVLNHHRGGLAAGLGPTVXPDKAAVGAVGAADDAWPGRVDAAAAGGPGLPTPLQAGPAAPPHHRPLLAGAMAPGALGSLSSRSAFSPLQPNASHFGADAGAYPLGAPLGLSPLRLAYSAAAAHSRGLAFMAPYSTAGLVPTLGFRPPMDYAFSDLMRDRSAAAAAVHKEPTYGGGLYGPMVNGAPEKQ